One window from the genome of Chiroxiphia lanceolata isolate bChiLan1 chromosome 15, bChiLan1.pri, whole genome shotgun sequence encodes:
- the SIMC1 gene encoding SUMO-interacting motif-containing protein 1 isoform X4, translated as MGSLPLVSLPGLVPMSLFSLLDWGYSATITEVPGRKDTDTASLSPQEIIDLTCEDTSTDPVSLSVTEDIFIAATEDACILLHCTCTADQDPRTALAAPAAHTSHPQLCSTVKEEMEAVAEPSPAPSWHSTPVKPSATRDTAESMENRSCLSPASSCHSSCSSEQDCSATSFNSDLSSLPSMQQDSAPPSLDSNSNWKADGPEEEPPHLYQERDLPPRLSPAPTLPTTPGKARGSLLETNDIPHEPTQQATPARSDGDSRAWLDKLHSFRRSGVQHLFFQGIAPNSETQQQKPELIPRGKLSMVRTTMEENFLEGTLHLLNEFVSCQHYPPKDIISHLIRQVLLNAHEEEILKDTYMLLMKIQMLHPTNAATVGWDWTLLKFIMEDQEKPPGRLLFLQYVVQTLEDDLQKNLRLHLLQKSIAKKVLSCDMCFNNVKEVVKWLVAAITGVGFCQPQEKPQETPSSSAEARAEHSSSAPSLASTQAPATFFAQKVMLLLQRMLSIAVEVDRSPTCSSHKIADEIFPFILNIPLRSQREALLNTMESQLLRCRLLELLFQHSSDVPSTSSMSLEKILYFLSHFSVLLHFEDETATWQRWDEMLQYLSLLLMSYQSVIHGKQLVLASSRGCSRTAKFPSSSLLITLELTATESLKDNVPLSMLVTIPSSQRSDVASEHPTYFAKFSPYKIAFFLKEGSTSQHQKAHKGVLCTHCCLSCYTVGGRIGWFGRKSRKQRNCRIS; from the exons ATGGGGTCTTTGCCCCTGGTTTCTCTCCCTGGGCTGGTGCCAATGagcctcttttctctcttggaCTGGGGCTACAGTGCCACCATAACAGAGGTTCCTGGCAGGAAGGACACTGACACTGCTTCTCTGTCCCCACAGGAGATCATCGATCTGACCTGTGAGGACACAAGCACAGACCCAGTGTCGTTGAGCGTGACTGAGGACATCTTCATCGCTGCGACTGAGGATGCCTGCATCCTTCTACACTGCACCTGCACTGCTGACCAGGACCCCAGGACTGCActtgctgccccagcagcacacacatcccatccccagctctgctccaccgTGAAGGAAGAAATGGAGGCAGTGGCAGAGCCAAGCCCTGCACCATCCTGGCACAGCACTCCCGTGAAGCCCAGTGCCAccagagacacagcagaaagCATGGAGAACAGGAgctgcctctctcctgcctccagctgccacagctcctgcagctcgGAGCAGGACTGCAGTGCTACCAGCTTTAATAGTGACCTGAGTTCCCTGCCCAGCATGCAGCAGGACTCAGCACCCCCCAGCCTGGACAGCAATAGCAACTGGAAAGCTGATGGCCCAGAGGAAGAGCCTCCCCACCTCTACCAGGAAAGGGACCTCCCCCCAAGGCTGAGCCCTGCCCCAACCCTTCCCACAACCCCAGGGAAGGCCCGAGGGTCTTTGCTGGAAACAAATGACATACCACACGAACCAACCCAGCAAGCGACCCCAGCCAGGAGCGATGGTGACAGCAGGGCCTGGCTGGACAAACTGCACAGTTTCAGGAGGAGTGGAGTCCAGCACCTCTTCTTCCAAGGCATAGCACCCAACAGTGAAACACAGCAG CAGAAACCTGAGCTCATCCCCAGAGGGAAGCTGAGCATGGTGCGCACCACCATGGAGGAGAACTTCCTGGAGGGCACCTTGCATCTCCTGAATGAGTTCGTCTCCTGCCAGCACTATCCCCCCAAAGATATCATCTCCCACCTCATCAGACAGGTCCTGTTGAATGCCCATGAAGAGGAGATCTTGAAGGACACCTACATGCTGCTGATGAAGATCCAAAT GCTCCATCCAACCAACGCTGCCACAGTGGGATGGGACTGGACGCTGCTGAAATTCATCATGGAGGACCAG GAGAAGCCCCCTGGCCGGCTCCTCTTCCTGCAGTATGTGGTGCAGACCCTGGAGGACGACTTGCAGAAGAATCTGAGGTTGCACCTGCTGCAAAAGTCGATTGCCAAGAAAGTGCTTTCGTGTGACATGTGCTTCAACAATGTCAA GGAAGTGGTCAAATGGTTGGTCGCAGCTATTACAGGAGTCGGGTTCTGCCAGCCCCAGGAGAAGCCACAAGAAACTCCCTCCTCTTCAGCAGAAGCCAGGGCTGAACACAGCTCATCTGCACCAAGTCTAGCCAGCACACAGGCTCCGGCAACTTTCTTTGCCCAAAA GGTGATGCTCCTGCTCCAGCGGATGTTGTCCATCGCAGTGGAAGTGGACAGATctcccacctgcagctcccatAAGATTGCAGATGAGATATTCCCATTTATACTGAATATCCCCCTGAGGAGCCAAAG GGAAGCTTTATTAAACACCATGGAGAGCCAGCTCCTGCGCTGCAGACTGCTAGAGCTGTTGTTCCAGCACAGTTCTGATGTGCCCTCAACCTCATCTATGTCTCTGGAGAAAATCCTGTATTTCCTGAGCcacttctctgtgctgctgcattttgag GATGAAACAGCAACGTGGCAAAGGTGGGATGAGATGCTGCAGTACTTGAGTTTGCTGCTGATGAGTTACCAAAGTGTAATACACGGTAAGCAGCTTGTTCTGGCCTCATCAAGAGGCTGCAGTAGAACTGCCAaattcccttcctcctcccttctcaTCACTCTTGAGCTCACAGCCACTGAGTCTTTGAAAGACAATGTGCCTCTGTCCATGCTAGTAACTATTCCCAGCAGTCAAAGAAGTGATGTTGCATCAGAGCACCCAACTTACTTTGCCAAGTTTAGCCCCTACAAAATAGCCTTCTTCCTAAAGGAAGGAAGCACTTCCCAGCACCAGAAAGCACACAAGGGGGTGCTTTGCACCCACTGTTGTCTAAGTTGCTACACAGTGGGTGGAAGAATAGGGTGGTTtgggagaaaaagcagaaagcaaaggaattgtagaatatcctga